From the genome of Solidesulfovibrio carbinolicus, one region includes:
- a CDS encoding SEL1-like repeat protein gives MCCLLAILAGSAFGAAGPCPGAAADDPAGQAAVAFAALGKTPPDAALAVSCLQAAASLGDPGAQVVLGHLAAAGLDGPVDRTRAAAAFSQSAAGGSPQGYLAMGLAFARGDGVPAEPYWAYWFCRRAELGGGLSPEEAALAAATAAAALPRLQPHERRALDASLNPGSVP, from the coding sequence GTGTGCTGTCTCCTGGCGATCCTGGCCGGGAGCGCGTTTGGGGCTGCCGGGCCTTGCCCGGGAGCGGCCGCCGACGATCCGGCCGGGCAGGCCGCCGTGGCCTTTGCCGCCCTTGGCAAAACGCCGCCCGACGCCGCCTTGGCGGTTTCGTGTCTGCAGGCCGCCGCCTCCCTTGGCGACCCCGGGGCCCAGGTCGTCCTGGGGCATCTGGCCGCCGCCGGCCTTGACGGACCGGTGGACCGGACCCGGGCCGCCGCCGCCTTCAGCCAGTCGGCCGCCGGGGGGTCGCCCCAGGGCTATCTGGCCATGGGGCTGGCCTTTGCCCGGGGGGACGGCGTGCCGGCCGAACCGTACTGGGCCTACTGGTTTTGCCGTCGGGCGGAGCTGGGAGGCGGGCTCTCCCCGGAGGAAGCGGCCCTGGCCGCCGCCACGGCCGCCGCGGCGTTGCCGCGTTTGCAGCCCCACGAACGCCGGGCCCTGGACGCCAGCCTCAACCCCGGGAGCGTGCCGTGA
- a CDS encoding glycosyltransferase family 39 protein: protein MSVPEASPRPGALPPRVVWTWLVLLTLAGLALRLAALDVVGLWWDEFVTLGRAAWPVPDLLRSLAHEGPSDVSLDSSPPLLHLLVHASLAVFGPGDVAVKLPSVAAGTLTIPVVWLVGRRLFSDRVALAAAAMAALALFPVHYSREARPYALYLLLALTALACLLQALKRGRWRDFAAFGAAGVGMLYASYLASATLAALGLVAGWRIVETARAGERRLAGRLLGRLSAAVLIMLAAYAPWMEAHWFQMRTIAGVAPLARRLEGVSLESVLKSFAAWHYQGEIPWVAMLTALAALGVVRFLAIGRGRSLAILAIWSLTGLAMAVALPTNINVSIRYLVNNYYLFCFLAAGGIEALAVACGRWGRGASGAALCVLLGAAACGPTLMSFDLYAKRDSPSIKSVLADLVAQRVNIEAIRYYRPRHLKIVGDWYLRGAFQTAGDAFDRRYKRAYFLSPADDPAAAPLPGSLPVRRTFWADIAKIGLPNRAPLPLAAPYRNRFKDLSVLADAYELENMTPDLGYGTLALYDCRLPGRAVFAFAAAPGSRAGTTRTALRFVLRQGQAAPPEGRIVVRAGTTLENTPVLATVTSADFPAGGSEYDLVLELPEPDAASGRVYLILESQAGFTDGFLELAHLETRPAVQTLPANTPDAWEISAASLAANTTVAPALPQGRPFGGDVLYGFGDTPRPELGLGGPADQAAYLAAFPGDVPVLTLADANGRERARYYDPLLARPYAPLGPGVRLAWDGRPAKGLWATGDVAGQTVILGETAVALPLACPPGASLALADDGRGLARLSPDYAAPLLDILQAATLSHAVRKVDGQDALTCAGDAPCFLTYAFSAPGNQTPITGFRATWYPSVLTDGVGHNRVLAQWSVDGNVYHDLDSLRSRGDYFLYSGTMRQAARVRLPAPANRLYLRFVLSGGGARLFSSGDTRLVMECDLARTGFSGLSLPAAPALATAGGDGLGLAATAAPPVLDLDLRERH from the coding sequence GTGAGCGTCCCCGAAGCGTCGCCCCGACCCGGGGCCTTGCCTCCCCGCGTCGTCTGGACCTGGCTGGTCCTGCTCACCCTGGCCGGTCTGGCCCTGCGCCTGGCCGCCCTCGACGTCGTCGGCCTGTGGTGGGACGAATTCGTGACCCTTGGCCGGGCGGCCTGGCCCGTGCCGGATCTGCTGCGTTCCCTGGCCCACGAGGGGCCAAGCGACGTCAGCCTCGATTCCTCGCCGCCGCTGCTGCATCTGCTGGTCCATGCCAGCCTGGCGGTGTTCGGGCCGGGGGACGTGGCCGTCAAGCTGCCAAGCGTGGCGGCCGGCACGTTGACCATCCCGGTGGTCTGGCTGGTCGGCCGGCGTCTTTTTTCCGACCGGGTAGCCCTGGCCGCCGCCGCCATGGCCGCCCTGGCCCTGTTTCCCGTCCATTATTCCCGCGAAGCCCGGCCTTATGCCCTGTATCTGCTGCTGGCCCTGACGGCCTTGGCCTGTCTGCTGCAGGCGCTTAAGCGGGGGCGCTGGCGTGATTTCGCGGCCTTTGGCGCCGCCGGCGTCGGGATGCTCTATGCCTCCTACCTGGCTTCGGCCACCTTGGCCGCCTTGGGGCTGGTGGCCGGCTGGCGCATCGTGGAGACCGCCCGGGCAGGGGAGCGCCGTTTGGCCGGCCGGCTTCTGGGGCGCTTGAGCGCGGCTGTCCTGATCATGCTCGCGGCCTACGCGCCGTGGATGGAAGCCCACTGGTTCCAGATGCGCACCATCGCCGGCGTCGCGCCGCTGGCCCGGCGTCTGGAGGGCGTGAGCCTGGAGTCGGTCCTCAAAAGCTTTGCCGCCTGGCACTATCAGGGCGAGATCCCGTGGGTCGCCATGTTGACGGCCCTGGCCGCCTTGGGGGTTGTCCGTTTTCTGGCCATCGGTCGGGGCCGGTCCCTGGCGATTTTGGCCATTTGGTCCTTGACCGGCCTGGCCATGGCCGTGGCGCTGCCCACGAACATCAACGTGTCCATCCGCTATCTGGTCAATAATTACTATTTGTTCTGCTTTCTGGCGGCGGGCGGCATCGAGGCCCTGGCCGTCGCCTGCGGCCGGTGGGGGCGGGGGGCCTCTGGCGCGGCGCTGTGCGTCCTGTTGGGCGCGGCCGCCTGCGGGCCGACGTTGATGAGCTTTGATCTCTACGCCAAACGCGACAGCCCGAGCATCAAAAGCGTGCTGGCCGATCTCGTGGCGCAGCGCGTCAACATCGAGGCCATCCGCTACTACCGGCCCCGGCACCTCAAGATCGTGGGCGACTGGTATCTGCGCGGCGCATTCCAGACCGCCGGCGACGCCTTTGACCGGCGCTACAAGCGGGCCTATTTTCTTTCGCCGGCCGACGATCCCGCTGCCGCGCCGTTGCCCGGTTCCCTGCCCGTGCGACGGACCTTTTGGGCCGACATCGCCAAGATCGGCCTGCCTAACCGGGCGCCGTTGCCCCTGGCCGCGCCCTACCGCAACCGTTTCAAGGATCTTTCGGTCCTGGCCGACGCCTACGAGCTGGAGAACATGACGCCCGACCTGGGTTACGGAACCCTGGCCCTTTATGATTGCCGCCTGCCGGGCCGGGCCGTCTTCGCCTTCGCCGCCGCCCCCGGAAGCCGGGCCGGCACGACGCGGACGGCCCTGCGCTTTGTCCTTCGCCAGGGGCAGGCCGCCCCGCCCGAGGGGCGCATTGTCGTGCGGGCCGGGACAACCCTGGAAAACACGCCTGTCCTGGCCACGGTGACAAGCGCGGATTTCCCGGCCGGGGGCTCGGAATACGATCTCGTCCTGGAACTGCCCGAACCGGACGCCGCCTCGGGCCGGGTCTACCTCATCCTCGAAAGCCAGGCCGGCTTCACGGACGGCTTTTTGGAACTTGCCCACCTCGAAACCCGTCCGGCCGTCCAGACGCTTCCGGCCAACACCCCGGACGCCTGGGAAATTTCGGCCGCCTCCCTGGCCGCCAACACGACCGTGGCGCCGGCCCTGCCCCAGGGCCGCCCCTTTGGCGGCGACGTCCTGTACGGCTTTGGCGACACGCCCCGGCCGGAGCTTGGCCTTGGCGGACCGGCCGACCAGGCCGCCTATCTCGCGGCGTTTCCCGGCGACGTCCCGGTCCTGACATTGGCCGACGCCAACGGCCGGGAGCGCGCCCGCTATTACGATCCGCTGTTGGCCAGGCCCTACGCCCCCCTCGGTCCGGGCGTTCGCCTGGCTTGGGACGGGCGGCCGGCCAAAGGCCTTTGGGCCACGGGCGACGTTGCCGGGCAGACCGTGATCCTCGGCGAGACCGCCGTGGCCCTGCCCCTGGCCTGTCCGCCCGGGGCCAGCCTGGCCCTGGCCGATGACGGAAGGGGGCTGGCCCGGTTGTCGCCGGACTATGCCGCGCCGTTGCTCGATATCCTGCAGGCGGCGACGCTTTCCCATGCCGTGCGCAAGGTTGACGGCCAGGACGCCTTGACCTGCGCCGGGGACGCGCCTTGCTTCCTGACCTACGCCTTCAGCGCGCCCGGAAACCAAACGCCCATCACCGGCTTTCGCGCCACCTGGTACCCGTCCGTCCTGACCGACGGCGTCGGACATAACCGCGTTCTCGCCCAGTGGTCCGTGGACGGCAACGTCTATCACGACCTGGACAGCCTGCGCAGCCGGGGCGACTATTTCCTGTATTCCGGAACGATGCGCCAGGCTGCCCGGGTGCGACTGCCCGCGCCGGCCAACCGCCTCTATCTGCGGTTTGTCCTGTCCGGCGGCGGCGCAAGGCTTTTCAGCTCCGGGGACACGCGTCTGGTCATGGAGTGCGATCTGGCCCGAACCGGATTTTCCGGCCTGTCGCTTCCCGCCGCGCCGGCTTTGGCGACCGCCGGTGGGGATGGCCTGGGACTGGCCGCCACCGCCGCCCCGCCGGTCCTGGATCTTGACCTGCGGGAGCGGCATTGA
- a CDS encoding TolB family protein gives MVYRVVLAGLLFVFLAAAPLGAGEPVPPLIYSQRDAVLLRIDGQTRKLGQGRQPALSPGARQAVWLEHGDDPARAQITLSDLATGKTSLLAKPGGYLGSPRFAPDGDAVLFTRRTEAGASELWTVRPGGQPKRLAQAGGPYGDDFFEPIYGPDGHILYQDMTHLYRLAPDGVVVSRRPLTDFSKERQGAFTSADRFVARPGTGALAFSRPVAGTALFRKKVPDLSSALFLHDPQTGQVSQLTPEAFTAFAPAWTPDGSALVFAGYTDKQAGAAWPFRLWLIRPGEAPVDLGPGEDPMPPAGP, from the coding sequence ATGGTTTACCGTGTTGTGCTGGCCGGCTTGCTGTTCGTTTTTCTGGCCGCCGCTCCCCTGGGAGCCGGGGAACCGGTTCCCCCACTCATCTACAGCCAGCGCGACGCCGTGCTGCTGCGCATCGACGGCCAAACCCGCAAGCTCGGCCAGGGCAGACAACCCGCCCTGTCTCCAGGCGCGCGGCAAGCGGTCTGGTTGGAGCATGGCGACGACCCGGCCCGGGCGCAAATCACCTTGAGCGATCTGGCCACGGGCAAGACCAGTCTGCTGGCCAAGCCCGGCGGCTATCTCGGCAGCCCGCGATTCGCCCCGGACGGCGACGCCGTCCTTTTCACCCGCCGCACCGAGGCCGGCGCGTCCGAGCTGTGGACCGTGCGCCCGGGCGGGCAGCCCAAACGGCTGGCCCAGGCCGGCGGCCCCTACGGGGACGACTTCTTCGAGCCGATCTATGGCCCCGACGGGCACATCCTCTACCAGGACATGACCCATCTCTACCGGCTGGCCCCGGACGGCGTGGTCGTCTCGCGCCGGCCGCTCACCGACTTCTCCAAGGAACGCCAGGGCGCGTTTACCAGCGCCGACCGCTTCGTTGCCCGGCCCGGCACGGGCGCGCTGGCTTTTTCCAGACCCGTGGCCGGCACGGCGCTGTTTCGCAAAAAAGTGCCGGACCTCAGCTCGGCCCTATTTCTTCACGATCCGCAAACCGGCCAAGTTTCCCAGCTCACCCCGGAGGCGTTCACGGCCTTTGCCCCGGCCTGGACCCCGGACGGCTCGGCCCTGGTCTTTGCCGGCTACACCGACAAGCAGGCCGGGGCGGCCTGGCCGTTTCGGCTGTGGCTTATCCGACCGGGCGAGGCTCCGGTGGACCTGGGGCCGGGGGAAGACCCCATGCCGCCGGCCGGGCCATGA
- a CDS encoding TIM barrel protein: MLFGISGLPRGDGKRKFTYATAIPHLRGLGLDAMELPFVRSVNVTAKNQAAILAAKAENDFHLTAHASYFINLNAAEPDKLEASLARIRQGAEALALVGGRDLVFHPGYYLGQPPEVVRQTIADNLRRLPDLGVSYRLETTGKATQFGTVAELAGLCRDIPTCKPCLDFSHIHARDNGALKTRADFGRVLRQLADILGEAALAELHIHISGIEYGPKGEKRHLPLAQGDFDYTACLTALRDYGAAGCVICESPALEHDAMLLKKTWLAL, translated from the coding sequence ATGCTTTTCGGCATCTCCGGCCTGCCCCGTGGCGACGGCAAACGCAAATTCACCTACGCCACGGCCATCCCCCACTTGCGGGGCCTGGGCCTGGACGCCATGGAACTGCCCTTTGTGCGCTCGGTCAACGTCACGGCCAAGAATCAGGCGGCCATCCTGGCGGCCAAGGCGGAGAACGATTTCCACCTCACGGCCCACGCCTCGTATTTCATCAATCTCAACGCCGCCGAGCCGGACAAGCTCGAAGCCTCCCTGGCCCGCATCCGCCAGGGAGCCGAAGCCCTCGCCCTGGTCGGCGGACGCGATCTGGTCTTCCACCCCGGCTACTACCTGGGCCAGCCGCCTGAGGTGGTTCGCCAGACCATCGCCGACAACCTGCGCCGCCTGCCGGACCTGGGCGTGAGCTACCGCCTGGAGACCACGGGCAAGGCCACCCAGTTCGGCACCGTGGCCGAACTGGCCGGCCTGTGCCGCGACATCCCTACCTGCAAGCCGTGCCTGGATTTTTCCCACATCCACGCCCGGGACAACGGCGCACTCAAGACCCGCGCCGACTTTGGCCGGGTGCTGCGCCAACTGGCCGACATCCTGGGCGAGGCGGCTTTGGCCGAGCTGCATATCCACATAAGCGGCATCGAATACGGCCCCAAGGGCGAAAAGCGCCATCTGCCGCTGGCCCAAGGCGACTTCGATTATACGGCCTGCCTGACGGCGCTGCGGGATTACGGCGCGGCCGGCTGCGTCATCTGCGAGTCGCCGGCCCTGGAGCACGACGCCATGCTGCTCAAAAAGACCTGGCTCGCCCTGTAG
- a CDS encoding GNAT family N-acetyltransferase yields MGIRTERPGDETPIARLLYAAFHNHPQHPPGAEPVEHEIVARLRADAALALSLVAEADGDIVGHLALSPARVGASGPGWLLLGPLGVLPARQGQGIGSALVRQALGRLAGTGPAGGVLVGDPGFYGRFGFAAVPGLGWPGVPERYVLAVSFGQVRPVGDIVAHAAFGVAAS; encoded by the coding sequence ATGGGTATCCGCACCGAACGCCCGGGCGATGAAACGCCCATCGCGCGTCTTTTGTACGCCGCTTTCCACAACCATCCCCAGCATCCGCCCGGGGCCGAACCCGTCGAACACGAGATCGTCGCCCGGCTGCGGGCCGATGCCGCTTTGGCCCTGTCGCTTGTGGCCGAGGCGGACGGCGACATCGTCGGCCATCTGGCCCTGAGCCCGGCCCGCGTCGGCGCATCCGGCCCGGGCTGGCTGCTGCTTGGCCCCCTGGGCGTGCTGCCGGCCCGGCAAGGGCAGGGCATCGGCTCGGCCCTGGTCCGGCAGGCCCTTGGCCGTCTGGCCGGCACTGGCCCGGCCGGGGGCGTGCTTGTCGGCGATCCCGGCTTCTACGGCCGTTTCGGCTTTGCCGCCGTGCCCGGCCTGGGCTGGCCGGGCGTGCCGGAGCGCTACGTCCTGGCCGTCAGCTTCGGCCAGGTCAGGCCCGTGGGCGACATCGTGGCCCACGCGGCCTTTGGCGTGGCAGCGTCGTGA
- the rsgA gene encoding ribosome small subunit-dependent GTPase A yields the protein MAMQQLGFLVWHEEKARSMGLETNAIARVSAVDRGLYRVWDRTGETSAVLAGRLAHEAGCGEDLPCVGDFVAVRGQDGLRVIEAVLPRRTVLRRKAAGPGTDSQLIAAGVDLAFVVQASRYDYNPRRLERYLAMASAGGVAVTVLLTKADLASPGELAVQMAKLEETARVPVLSVSAATGEGLDALAGLLVPGLTCCLLGSSGVGKTTLVNRLLGREAFAVRATSGTGEGVHTTTRRQMVRLEGGALLIDTPGMRELGLLGDDEGRLGGYGDIEALARGCRFADCRHQGEPGCAVRAAVETGELEASRLEAWGRLGREAAFNAMTLGQRRQKDKAFGRMVKSVKQGLRK from the coding sequence ATGGCAATGCAACAGCTTGGTTTTTTGGTCTGGCATGAGGAAAAAGCCCGGTCCATGGGCCTGGAAACAAACGCCATCGCCCGGGTCTCGGCCGTGGATCGCGGCCTGTATCGGGTCTGGGACCGGACCGGCGAGACATCGGCCGTCCTGGCCGGCCGGCTGGCCCATGAGGCCGGCTGCGGCGAGGATCTGCCCTGCGTCGGCGATTTCGTGGCCGTGCGCGGCCAGGACGGCCTGCGGGTCATCGAAGCCGTGCTGCCGCGCCGCACGGTGCTGCGCCGCAAGGCCGCCGGCCCGGGCACGGACAGCCAGCTCATCGCCGCCGGCGTGGACCTGGCGTTTGTGGTCCAGGCCAGCCGCTACGACTACAACCCCCGGCGGCTGGAACGCTACCTGGCCATGGCTTCGGCCGGCGGCGTCGCGGTCACGGTGCTGCTCACCAAGGCCGATCTGGCCTCGCCCGGGGAATTGGCCGTGCAGATGGCCAAGCTTGAGGAAACGGCCCGGGTTCCGGTGCTGTCCGTCAGCGCCGCCACCGGCGAGGGCCTCGACGCCCTGGCCGGGCTGCTTGTCCCGGGGCTGACCTGCTGCCTGCTCGGTTCGTCCGGGGTGGGCAAGACCACCCTGGTCAACCGGCTGCTTGGCCGGGAGGCCTTTGCCGTGCGGGCGACCAGCGGCACGGGGGAGGGCGTGCATACGACCACCCGCCGTCAGATGGTCCGGCTGGAAGGCGGGGCGCTGCTCATCGACACGCCGGGGATGCGCGAGCTGGGCCTTCTTGGCGACGACGAGGGCCGCCTTGGCGGCTACGGCGACATCGAGGCCCTGGCCCGGGGCTGCCGGTTCGCCGACTGCCGCCACCAAGGCGAGCCGGGCTGCGCCGTGCGGGCGGCCGTGGAAACGGGCGAACTTGAGGCCTCGCGTCTGGAGGCCTGGGGCCGCCTTGGCCGGGAGGCGGCCTTTAACGCCATGACCCTGGGGCAACGGCGGCAAAAGGACAAGGCCTTTGGCCGGATGGTCAAAAGCGTGAAACAAGGGCTGCGGAAATGA
- the purT gene encoding formate-dependent phosphoribosylglycinamide formyltransferase produces MTTIGTPLTASATKILLLGSGELGKEVAIEAQRLGVEVIAVDRYPNAPAMQVAHRRHVVSMLDAPALRSIIEAEKPDYIVPEIEAIATEELIKLEAEGYPVVPTARAARLTMDREGIRRLAAEELGLVTSPYRFADTREEFLAACDAVGFPCVVKPVMSSSGKGQSVARDAASAEASWDYAQTAGRTGAGRVIVEGFVDFDYEITLLTVRHASGTSFCAPIGHRQEKGDYRESWQPHPMSEAALAKAQAMAAAVTEALGGRGIFGVELFVKGDAVIFSEVSPRPHDTGMVTLISQDLSEFALHVRAILGLPIPAIRLYGPAASRVILGEGDSTSPRFAIDPAALAQPDTAIKLFGKPELHGTRRLGVALALGRDVEEAKAKAIAAASHVKVEL; encoded by the coding sequence ATGACCACCATCGGCACGCCGCTCACCGCGTCCGCGACCAAGATATTGCTGCTCGGTTCCGGCGAACTCGGCAAGGAAGTGGCCATCGAAGCCCAACGCCTGGGCGTCGAGGTCATCGCCGTGGACCGCTACCCCAACGCCCCGGCCATGCAGGTGGCCCATCGCCGCCACGTGGTCAGCATGCTCGACGCGCCGGCCCTTCGCTCCATCATCGAAGCCGAAAAGCCCGACTACATCGTGCCCGAGATCGAAGCCATCGCCACCGAGGAGCTTATAAAACTCGAAGCCGAAGGCTATCCGGTGGTGCCCACGGCCCGGGCCGCGCGGCTGACCATGGACCGCGAGGGCATCCGCCGCCTGGCCGCCGAGGAACTGGGCCTTGTCACCTCGCCCTACCGTTTCGCCGACACCCGGGAAGAGTTCCTGGCCGCCTGCGACGCCGTGGGCTTTCCCTGCGTGGTCAAGCCCGTGATGTCGTCGTCGGGCAAGGGGCAAAGCGTGGCCCGGGACGCCGCCTCGGCCGAGGCTTCCTGGGACTACGCCCAGACAGCCGGCCGGACCGGGGCCGGGCGGGTCATTGTCGAGGGCTTTGTCGATTTCGACTACGAAATCACGCTGCTTACCGTCCGCCACGCCAGCGGCACCAGCTTTTGCGCCCCCATCGGCCACCGCCAGGAAAAAGGCGACTACCGCGAGTCCTGGCAGCCCCATCCCATGAGCGAGGCTGCCCTGGCCAAGGCCCAGGCCATGGCGGCCGCCGTCACCGAGGCCCTGGGCGGACGCGGCATCTTCGGCGTGGAGCTGTTCGTCAAAGGCGACGCGGTCATCTTCTCCGAAGTCTCGCCCCGGCCCCACGACACCGGCATGGTGACGCTCATTTCCCAGGACCTTTCGGAATTCGCCCTGCACGTGCGGGCCATCCTGGGGCTGCCCATCCCGGCCATCCGCCTCTACGGGCCGGCCGCCTCCCGGGTCATCCTGGGCGAAGGCGACTCCACCTCGCCGCGTTTCGCCATTGATCCGGCCGCCCTAGCCCAGCCTGACACGGCCATCAAGCTTTTCGGCAAGCCCGAGCTCCACGGCACGCGCCGCCTGGGCGTGGCCCTGGCCCTGGGCCGGGACGTGGAGGAGGCCAAGGCCAAGGCCATCGCCGCCGCCTCTCATGTGAAGGTGGAATTGTAG
- a CDS encoding cyclase family protein, with translation MRQKCHSTVVVVGCFLAVWLSLSLAPFALAGDAMTLDDAWRVIASKRFVDLTHAFAPGIPHWKGFPDEKRETLYGYEPGQGTAGSGFFAETYTHVGQWGTHVDPPAHFVKGLRTVDQIDVKEMVLPLAVLDVTAKVAGNPDYTVTMDDVRAWEARNGQIPAGAFVALRTGWGSRWPDQAAMQNKDAAGIAHYPGWSLEVLKYLYEERGVTASGHETTDTDPGLAVSRDDYSLETYILSRNHYQIELLAHLDAVPEAGALVVAAFPKPRGGSGFPARVFAILP, from the coding sequence ATGCGGCAAAAGTGCCATTCCACGGTGGTGGTGGTGGGGTGTTTCCTGGCGGTCTGGCTTAGTTTATCCCTCGCCCCCTTCGCCCTGGCCGGCGACGCCATGACCCTGGACGACGCCTGGCGGGTCATCGCCTCCAAACGCTTCGTGGACCTCACCCACGCTTTCGCCCCCGGCATCCCCCATTGGAAAGGCTTTCCCGACGAGAAGCGCGAAACCCTCTACGGCTACGAGCCCGGGCAGGGCACGGCCGGCAGCGGCTTTTTCGCCGAAACTTACACCCACGTCGGCCAGTGGGGCACCCATGTCGATCCGCCGGCCCATTTCGTCAAAGGCCTGCGCACCGTGGATCAGATCGACGTCAAGGAGATGGTCTTGCCGCTGGCGGTCCTTGACGTGACCGCCAAGGTCGCCGGGAACCCCGACTACACCGTCACCATGGACGATGTGCGCGCCTGGGAAGCGCGCAACGGCCAAATCCCGGCCGGCGCGTTCGTGGCCCTGCGCACGGGCTGGGGCAGCCGCTGGCCCGATCAGGCGGCCATGCAGAACAAGGACGCGGCCGGCATCGCCCACTATCCAGGCTGGAGCCTGGAGGTGCTCAAATACCTTTATGAAGAGCGCGGCGTCACGGCCTCGGGCCACGAGACCACGGACACTGATCCCGGCTTGGCCGTCTCTCGCGACGACTATTCCCTGGAAACCTACATTCTTTCCCGCAACCACTACCAGATCGAGCTTCTGGCCCATCTCGACGCCGTGCCGGAAGCCGGGGCGCTGGTGGTGGCGGCCTTCCCCAAACCCCGTGGCGGATCGGGATTCCCGGCCCGGGTGTTTGCCATCCTGCCGTAA
- a CDS encoding outer membrane homotrimeric porin encodes MRRLAVWTFAAMLVLGAFARAEAASEVKMTGDARVYGVFFANHNFTGWNTSSWTGASPSAYNKSGTKTEDRFQLWERFRLRSDFVANEAVKFRLGIRVEDAWGKGTLTAANPEVSIYVYQAYLQFFVPGCEGVEVTAGLQEFDLPQSSMFNTSVVFGGNRLAAFNVKAPLIDKTLDVVAGFARLIDTNRTYDTDTTQVADEMDMYYLVLPVTLDGFKATPWAAVAVAGDNANYWTTGFAANLVSAGTLVSPSMWKNDQNAYWWAGGAFEITVLDPVKFYADVIYGAGAMSDRKKSKRSGWFIDAGVEYTGWDVLTPQLFGWWSTGEDGSTANGSERMPTLSPNWGAGNTFLFDDSQMLGKESNMGVSPIGNWGFGASLNNVTFIEKLTHRLTFTYVRGTNAPSAIRNLNALLGSNPYFVMGRDLTQNEYILAVNFDHKYMIYENLAAVVETGWAHGEFQESVWGSRLASKSRDGDSWKVAFGLTYKF; translated from the coding sequence ATGAGACGATTGGCCGTTTGGACGTTCGCCGCAATGCTCGTGCTGGGCGCTTTCGCCCGGGCCGAGGCTGCCTCGGAAGTCAAGATGACCGGCGACGCCCGCGTGTACGGCGTCTTTTTCGCCAACCACAATTTCACCGGCTGGAACACCTCGTCCTGGACCGGGGCCAGCCCCTCGGCCTACAACAAGTCCGGGACCAAGACCGAGGACCGCTTCCAGCTGTGGGAGCGCTTTCGCCTGCGCTCCGACTTCGTGGCCAACGAAGCCGTGAAGTTCCGCCTGGGCATCCGGGTGGAGGACGCCTGGGGCAAGGGCACCCTGACCGCCGCCAACCCCGAGGTTTCCATCTACGTCTACCAGGCCTATCTGCAGTTCTTCGTCCCGGGCTGCGAAGGCGTGGAAGTCACGGCCGGCTTGCAGGAATTCGACCTGCCCCAGTCGTCGATGTTCAACACCTCGGTGGTCTTTGGCGGCAACCGCCTGGCTGCCTTCAACGTCAAGGCCCCCCTCATCGACAAGACCCTGGACGTGGTGGCCGGTTTTGCCCGCCTGATCGACACCAACCGGACTTACGACACCGACACCACCCAGGTGGCCGACGAAATGGACATGTACTACCTGGTCCTGCCCGTCACCCTGGACGGCTTTAAGGCTACGCCTTGGGCCGCCGTGGCCGTGGCTGGCGACAACGCCAACTACTGGACCACCGGCTTTGCCGCCAACCTCGTCTCGGCCGGAACCCTGGTGTCGCCTTCCATGTGGAAAAACGACCAGAACGCCTACTGGTGGGCCGGCGGCGCCTTTGAAATCACCGTCCTGGACCCGGTGAAGTTCTACGCTGACGTGATCTACGGCGCCGGGGCCATGTCCGACCGCAAGAAAAGCAAGCGCAGCGGCTGGTTCATCGACGCCGGCGTGGAGTACACCGGCTGGGACGTGCTCACGCCCCAGCTCTTTGGCTGGTGGTCCACCGGCGAGGACGGCTCCACGGCCAACGGCTCCGAGCGCATGCCGACCCTCTCCCCCAACTGGGGCGCGGGCAACACGTTCCTGTTCGACGATTCCCAGATGCTCGGCAAGGAATCGAACATGGGCGTGTCCCCCATCGGCAACTGGGGCTTTGGGGCATCGCTCAACAACGTCACCTTCATTGAGAAGCTGACCCACCGCCTGACCTTCACCTACGTGCGCGGCACCAACGCCCCCTCGGCCATCCGCAACCTCAATGCCCTGCTCGGCTCCAACCCCTACTTCGTCATGGGCCGCGACCTGACCCAAAACGAGTACATCCTGGCCGTCAACTTCGACCACAAGTACATGATCTACGAAAACCTGGCCGCCGTGGTCGAGACCGGCTGGGCCCACGGCGAATTCCAGGAGAGCGTCTGGGGCAGCCGGCTGGCCAGCAAGTCCCGCGACGGCGATTCGTGGAAGGTGGCCTTCGGCCTGACCTACAAGTTCTAA